AAATTAAAGTCTGTCCTTTCATGTAAGTAACAATCTTCAAGAACATTActttaaaaataagaatatgaCATGTTTGATGGAATGGGAAGATTATTCTCCAAATTTTGATTTGGTGCCATTATTTTTCGTCTTATTTGAGGCATCAAAACTTTTCGAATTTATTCTCATTTCTTCTTTTAGAGGACATTATCATTGTCCGAAAGATATTATGCAACATATGAAAATTCAAAAGCCAATAAATTTATCTTGTCTTACAACCCGACAATAGTTGCTATTGGTATGATAATGAACATAATATTTTAGACAAGTATTCTATAATATTCAATCAGTATCCTAGAAGGATAAAAGAAAGAGCATGAATCCCCTCGATTGAAAAATTCAATTGTCTACAAGTGTAAATCTTTACTGTTAATTGGATACTGAATttgtgaaataaaaaattgaattgaagagCATCTGGTCCTATAAGAGGTGGTTGCGATTAAGCAGTAGAGTAGGTCACGTCACCCTTATTAGAGTACAGCAAGATAATTGATGTCTCCTTTGGTTGATCCTTTCCGTAGGCCTAACAACCAATATTCTTGTGCACACTGTGTCATGTTGGCCAATAATCGTCCCCTACAGCCaatatagatatagatatagatatagATATGCCAAATGTACGTCGAGCAATATCTTCATATCCAAAATACTTACTAAGATTACAATATACCAAATTTAATTCAATGCTATAACTAATTCCACCCTTCATATCTCCATTGTTGTTTAATTCACAGGTTCTACGCCTCAGAGGTGTTGGTGGCACTTGAATACCTTCACATGTTGGGGATAGTCTACCGTGATCTCAAGCCAGAGAACGTGTTGGTTCGATCTGACGGCCACATCATGCTCACTGACTTTGACCTCTCCTTAAAATGTGATGACTCCACAGCAACGGCTCAGATCATCTCTGATCAAAAGAATTCTCCTCATATATTCCTACAAAAGGATCTCCACACTGAATCCTCCCAATTCACATCGTCCTCATGCATACTACCAAACTGTATAGTCCCCGCGGTGTCATGTTTTCACCCAAAGCGCAAgcgaaagaagaagaagcaaggcCATCGTGGTGGGCCCGAGTTCGTCGCCGAGCCCATTGACGTCCGGTCCATGTCATTTGTTGGGACCCACGAGTACCTGGCCCCGGAGATTGTGTCCGGTGAGGGACACGGTAGTGCCGTCGACTGGTGGACCTTAGGgatatttatatttgaattgtTTTATGGTGTGACACCCTTTAGAGGCATGGACAATGAGCTAACCCTAGCAAACATCGTGGCTCGAGCATTGGAGTTCCCAAAGGAACCCAGCGTGCCAGCCACGGCAAAGGACCTTATCTCACAGCTATTGGTTAAGGACCCCGGAAGGAGGCTTGGGTCAATAATGGGGGCTTCCCCTATCAAGAACCACCCATTTTTTCAAGGTGTGAATTGGGCATTGCTAAGATGCACAACCCCACCCTTTGTACCCCCACCTTTTACTAAAGAAGCTGTATCCGATGAGAGTTGTCCCGAGACTCCCATTGATTATTATTAATCATGGTAGGAGCAGATGGGAACAAAAGTAcagttataattaataatatagttGCACGAAATTTAATCATTTCTCCctcttttttatctattaatttgCACCTGTAGTTGATTAAATTTTCATCTCCACTTTATACTATTTAAGAGCCTTAAATGGCAACCAACGTTGATAATTAAACTTGATGACAAGTAATGGCGTAGCATGTGAATGGGCTCGAAATTTCACTTGGTTGGTGCTTATATTCTATAATGTGGTTGGCGATGGCAGTTGCacatgattttattattttgttggaGGATACAGAGCATGGACATTAAATGGGGTGTGTGATCCGAAGGTTCAACAGAGCAAAATAGTGGGGTGAGAGACAACGTTGGCATAAACAAACAATGAGATTGACTTTGGGGAAGGGCTTAGATGGGAAAAGCTGTGGCCTGCGTGGTGGGTTTTGGATCTAACTTGCTGGAGGAGGAGGGGTCCCGGGTCTGGTTTCCGAATAGAGCCAATTTTGATGTTTTTTGTGGCGTTTTTATTGGTCTAGATTGAAGAACATGCATCTGACCACGTGACATGTCCTGTGTTTACGTGCACGAGACAACTGTTGTCCTTGGTTGCACCCACTATCAAAAGTTTTGATAAGATGACTCATTGTTAATATTGCAAATGTCTTATTGTCTGGGACCGAAGAGTGAGGAgggtccaatttttttttattaactgaTTGATCTTGTATGATAAAGTGGACCATCAATTAGAGTCATTTTCAGTTTTAAAAGAAGATCACAGACTAATCTAAATTACTCGCAAGACTAGTATTCATTCAACCGGAAGAGTGAAGGTATACATTGTCTAGTGTCTTCTCGCACATATCAAACTACAGTAATTTTAAATGATgtcaatttgaaaataaaataaaatctgtaATGGTTAAAAGCTATAcaagactggatgtaggctgcattgcacttagcagctgaaccaggatatatctgggtgtaatcttctctctctacttcttcatttctgtttctgctgcacaggagctaaaatcaaaaatgtctcgtgccaagtgacgagacaaaagtaaaaagtctcgttgctagggacgagacaaaaacagaaaagtctcctcaaagaccagaaagtgtaatcaagaaaaagggggctaagattcaaccccttctcttagccactgaaaccatcaaaaGTCTCTAACAGATATGCAGATAATCAGACAATGATTCAGAAGCTAAACTATAAACAAAAACATGTGTTATAATGCAATTGGAGTGACAAATTTCTTCTAAACAGGATGGTATCAAATGAATAAACTTGGTTTACTGCAGGCACTACGTAAAAAGTTGGTAAGAACGTGGAGTATGTCAATGTTGAAAAGCTATCATCAATTAAGTATTGAGGCCAAAAAAGAACAGAACAGATAAGAAGAAAACCTGTACCTCAATTTGCTTTGGTCAACTAATGCAATAGCAATATATTTCCCTGACAATATGAGAATGGAAATCTCTCTTCCACTAATTGATCTACACTGCAAAACGATGGAAAGGTTTGCTGactaaatattataaataaatgacAAAGTTGCTAGTGAATAAAATGTATCTAGTTGTTAGTTTCCTCAAGTCCAACAAATCTGGCAGAAcacacaactttattttttattctttttttgtgataaaaacaccactttcattttcttattcttattaaaagtgCAACTAATTTCCCACCATTCAATTAGTTCTTGTTAAAATCTAAGTATAACAATAAACCATTAATAGAAATAAATGATCCTAaaacttcttttcttctccaaaaGGAGTGAATCACAGAAATTCTCTTAAAACTGAAACTGAAGGGATCCAGTAAAAACAAGGACAACAGACCTGTATGTCAATTCCAGACTCCACTGCTTTTTGAAATAACATATCTACTCTGACTAGATCATTAGGCAATTCCTCCTACACAACATTTATCACAAGTTTCAAAGAGGCATTTAGCCAAGCGTGGAAACATTTTAGGCAAAACAAGTCCACCTTGCTGTCAAACTTAACTATATAGCAATCAATGGTGTACTTCAAGACAATGTAAGCtttgataaatttattgtaGTACTATTATATTTTAACTCATATCCAAATCACTATCAAAGAAAAACTCATCTCTTAAATTCATCTTACTACAAAGACTAAAGTGCACAAAGATAAAATTAGGATAAAAGCTCATTATTTGTCCCTGAAATTTTTGGAATATCAACATGCTCTTGGAAATATTATAACAAGTGGTCCTCCAATAGAAGTAATTAGTCCAGGAGTTACTGCAGGACGGCCAAAAAAAAATCACTCCAGGATCAAGTGTATCTCTGGAAAACTAAACTGATATTTGGAAAACTATTCATAAGCTGGgatttattcaaaataaagaGCATGTAACTACTTTATTGAGCCAGAGAATCACCTTGTAAAAGGATTCAACAGAATAGTTTGGTTTGCACCAAATGTTACAGTGAAATAGGAAAATGCAACAAAAAACTTCTGCAACAAATATGCCAAATCAACTGTCCAGACACTGCAGAAACAATGTTCAAAGGAAAGGCATATGATTATCAACAAATGGAAACTTCAATTTTGAATAACAGAACCCGACACAAAAATGAaatacaatttttctttttctatgtaTCTAGTCTAGAAAATGTATGTATCTAGGCATAGACCATTTGGTCCAAAAGGTAATGTGAATATACTAAGAAATCCTGCACCTGATTAACATTCTAAGAATTTCAATGGTTTTCAATTGGACAGAGCAAAGGGAAGGAGAGGAAGACTAGAAAGGTACTTGTATAGGCATAATCCTATGGTGCACACTCTCAACTTTGTGTTGAATATAGTGAGTCCAACATATAGTTGTGTGTGCCTACCATAGACAGTGTACCCTGttaaaaaatcacaattttACTTCCTTCAGTAGACATACTCATGTTTATATGTCATCTAGGACTACAAGCATTTCATATAACATAGCAACTAGGAGTTTCAAGCTTCTTATAGTGGGAAAGACCTATTAGTGCAGCATAGCTCAGCCAGTGCTTGAATATCACGGTCGTTGACACCAATAGTTTTCAAAACCATCGAGGCACAAGCAAGGCCATATTCCCATGTATATATTTGGTTTACATGTGGTACCTATAAGCACGACTAGCAGACAAAATCAACGGTAAAATAATAGCAGTCTGATagacaaagaaaaagatatcAGCCAGAATCACATGCACTTACATCAACAAAGCGCGAGCGGCGTAAGGAGGGAAGATGGAACTCTACGTTATTGTTACTTGGTGAATGCTGAAACAAGTAGGGATCTATGGCACTCAAATTATCTCCTTTCAATTCTCTTTCATCTTCTGTCTTAAGAATCTTGTTGAATAACAGGTATAAGGGCCACATCAGTGACCAAATTGATTGTGTAAAATGTTTACTGTGAAACAGAAGTTCAGGACATGAACAGAAACAGAGTTCAAAGGGAATTTTGGGGATCCTTGTTGCTTGTATTCACTCTCAACCAAACCAAAAGAAATGCAATGTATACGCCACGTACAGCAGCTTTTGACATAAAACTGATTAGAAGGCAAGCACAGAATTCTTCAATTTCTTTCAAGCTAGTAGTTAGGATCTAAACTTTTCCAAAGCCATTCCAAACCGCAACATCTAACAATGCTGGAATTAAAAGTTAGGAGGTTTGACTTTTCGTTACGtaaattttttcacaaattcagAGATCAATGTATGATAAAGTGGACCATCAATTAGAGTCATTTTCAGTTTTAAAAGAAGATCACAGACTAATCTAAATTACTCGCAAGACTAGTATTCATTCAACCGGAAGAGTGAAGGTATACATTGTCTAGTGTCTTCTCGCACATATCAAACTACAGTAATTTTAAATGATgtcaatttgaaaataaaataaaatctgtaATGGTTAAAAGCTATACTAACTAAAGCCTAAAATCTTGCATTTCTGAAATCCTGTAAGAAGGAAATGATATCTTTGCTACAAACTTAACAAATATATAGCATAGAGTTCTAAGTTGATTGCATTAGATATAATGTGACTATTTCCTTAGAAAGTAGAGGGAGCACAGGTAGAATGAAAATGTTGACTATTGAGGGCACCAAAATACATACATCGTTAAATCTATGACAACAAATAATAGGAATACCATATTTCTAAAAGATTTGGATGGATGCATATAACAAGGTGCCACCATAATGCAGGTTCAACCTTCATCTAGGAACCAAATTTCTGTTGCTGATTCCCTAATGGACCATCCTCATTTTCTGCTATCTATGCCCTGCTTTAAGGACTCCAACCTTTTCCTGCATCAAATCCGtacataacaaaataaaatgaacaagtAAAACCAAGCAAGCACATAATTGAAAAGTAACAAGAAGCAACACGAACTGATGATGATGGCACTGACGTCTGAGTGATAAACTTATCAAATAATCTTATTGGCTATTAGCTCCACAAGTTTAGCAATGGCAAAGGCAGAGGCCACTAGATTAAATACTCATGTAATCAGATTGATTAGAAATAATTTGTTGAAGATATGAAGaagttgaaattaaaaaatgtacTTACAAATAATCATTTATGTTTGGAAAAGGAATCTTCTAAAATGAGTTTTTCTATAAATTGAGAAGCGTAAGTGTAATCGTAAACCATAAATTCAATAACCAAGTCATAATCTTAATCAAATAACTTAAATGCCAAACAAACTATACTTGACAAAACGACAATAATGGATGACAAACATTACTTGGTATCAGTTAAGCGGCCATGTAAACTCCATCTTTGGCGAAAACCTTCCATGCCTTCAACTCCACTAGCAAGAATGAGGCGCCTATGCATGAAATACAAGAATATAAGAAACTGATACATCGAGAATTTCTACATTGTATTCGTAAAATCATGCAtccaatatttattttgaatgcTCAATGACAGAGAAAGAAAGATAAACACGGCCGATTAAAATGCAACCAATAGACACTAATGATTGTAGCTTTAATACAACTATATAGAGTCTAATTTATgcaaatgcatgaaaccaaggTCCTTAGATTGGTGACTACTCTTTAATGTACCTATCCAATGACGTAACTTCTTTCTCAAGCTGGGTAACTCTCTCCTTGGCTTCATCGAAAGGCATTGATGAGCCCAATTTCCGCTCACTTTCTTGAAGACGATTCCTAATCTCCTTGTCCTGCATTTTTTTACCCAacgagaaaaaagaaagaagatacaTTAACAATTAAATGCACTTCCCAGAACTCCATCCACAATAATGACAGTATGAGTTGGGTGTAAGATGGAAAAGAAGAATggaagaacaaagaaaaatatatctGTAATATATGGCAATCGTCTCACCCTTCTTTCAGCACATTGTTTATAAAGAGCAAGCTCATCCTGGCAGAATGGTTCAATGTCATTGATTTGCAAGCCTAACAAGTTTCAAATGAAGCTTATCAAATATCCAGAGAAGACAACGTTTTAACAGGCATCTAATACTAACCGTAGGGGACAAACAACACAAACCATGAGGATTTATCAGTTGCTTGATAATTTTAAGATCATTGCCCCTCCAGTTTCTTCAGACCCAATAGATATTAATAATGGAGGCAATATTGATACACATTTTAACTCCACTTTAGTCCCATAAAATCGCAAGCTGATGGTCCTAAGTTACACATACTTTATAATTCTTCTTAATTACCACTCCATTCATTGCCTAAGTCCTTTATCTTCCAGTCTAAGTTACAACAAATGAAGCGAAACACAAAAAGCTTATAGACATTTAATCAAGCAAGTAACATGCAAAGAAGAAAGCTTACACAAAAACAGGTTCTTGAGGATTCCATCACACAAATCAACACCGCGGAGAACGTGGGATGCGATTTCAGGTGGCACAACAGGTGACGGTGGACCCATCATCAGGTCATCGCCCACCAGAATCGTTTCTTCCATAGTTGGCTGTGAATCAACTGAAACACACATATACATGTTTATCATGAAACTCGCTCGCtataatacatgaaaatttgaaacttTCCCCACGTTTATATGAAGCTAAATCGAAAATTAACAGAACACTATGAACTACTTCCGAGCTCAACCGAGTTGAATCAAAAGAAACTTTGAACACAGAAGAAATCATGAAGTGAGTGAGATGAGCTGGAATACCATCCATGGTGGCTGTATGGTGTTGGAAAATGCGAATTCTTCGGAGCTCAGAGTTAGTGAGTCGTTGGAGATGAGTGGTGCAATGTCGTCGGAGCTGTGGCTGTTACCGTCGCGTGGAGGAGCAAGAGAAATGAATGACAAGTGTACAAGAGATGGCTGCTGCATTTGGGTTTGGGCCTTGCAAGGCCGTAATGTGGGTCTTGATAAGAAgctatttttgtattttacttgatggatttaaaaattaaaaaaaaaagaaagaacccAAAActggaaaatataaaaatagaaataaaatcttAGGCTTGGGTTTGTCGACCCAAATTCAGTTGTATGAAACTATAAATTATAGTTGAGACGAGAAATGTGAGTTAAACTCAAATGGTCTTTGAGAATGACATCATATATTAAAATCGTTAATTGCATCAATTATGTCTTTGAGATTGACAAAAATGCACCGTGTTAATTCCTGATCCATTTCTCATTAACAACGTAATGACATGACTGATGATATGGAATATTAGAGACACGTGTCACTCCATAGTTTGGTCACGTGTAATAGTATGATGATATGGTgaccagtgacacgtggcatgctaATGTGGATGGTTGTGTTACGTGTCACAATGCTATTTAGCCATATATCTGTTTGTACCACGTGTCGTAACAGTATTCGTCTACGTGTCGTCCATTATATCATCATTGTAGATACAACAAATTAGTCCCTCACTTAGTCACTTTACATTAATTGACTCATTTTAGTCTTTGAAATTGAATGACGTGCACCAAATTAGTTTCTTTAccattttttctccttttttttctataaattccaAATTCTCAATATCTTTGAAtgcattaatttcaattctattttttcacatgTTATTCAAATACAagtgattttataaaatattttttctcttgcgGATACCCCTAACCGTCGTCTTGAAGTTTATGTGAAGGACTGAAGGCATTTCAAGCACTCTCACTACTATCTCCGACTCTTTTAgtgcttttataaaatatttgttctCTTACGGATACTTCTAACCACAATTTTGGAGTTGACGCATTTCAAGTACCCTCACTACCATCTTCGACCTCTTTCATCTAGATTGAAAATATCGGAAATGGTAGTGAGAGTGCTTGAAGTGCCTTCAGTCTAGTCCATTTACACACAACGGAAACAtgtatttcataagaacaaaaaaaatgtttattttaattttcgatttcttgttaaaaatacatattttttaatgaaaaaatgtgtctaatcaattatataattcttttttt
This window of the Arachis duranensis cultivar V14167 unplaced genomic scaffold, aradu.V14167.gnm2.J7QH unplaced_Scaffold_232527, whole genome shotgun sequence genome carries:
- the LOC127744185 gene encoding uncharacterized protein LOC127744185 codes for the protein MDVDSQPTMEETILVGDDLMMGPPSPVVPPEIASHVLRGVDLCDGILKNLFLCLQINDIEPFCQDELALYKQCAERRDKEIRNRLQESERKLGSSMPFDEAKERVTQLEKEVTSLDRRLILASGVEGMEGFRQRWSLHGRLTDTKKRLESLKQGIDSRK
- the LOC127744178 gene encoding serine/threonine-protein kinase D6PKL1-like, producing the protein MDPPPPPAPPPWQDDLADDLQSLSFASTATTTTTADIKRSTSFGSETTTLTASTSARIPLPPTKPHAPSSDPRWSAIHRIRSSDDDSASSGGRILLPSDLVFSRRLGSGDISSVYLAELKPSSDVTFAAKVMDKKGLASRSKEGRARTEREILELLDHPFLPTLYGAIEAPKWLCLLTEFCPGGDLHVLRQRQANKRFNEGAVRFYASEVLVALEYLHMLGIVYRDLKPENVLVRSDGHIMLTDFDLSLKCDDSTATAQIISDQKNSPHIFLQKDLHTESSQFTSSSCILPNCIVPAVSCFHPKRKRKKKKQGHRGGPEFVAEPIDVRSMSFVGTHEYLAPEIVSGEGHGSAVDWWTLGIFIFELFYGVTPFRGMDNELTLANIVARALEFPKEPSVPATAKDLISQLLVKDPGRRLGSIMGASPIKNHPFFQGVNWALLRCTTPPFVPPPFTKEAVSDESCPETPIDYY